From the Chloroflexus aurantiacus J-10-fl genome, one window contains:
- a CDS encoding ABC transporter permease produces MTSSARPLTNPIDLQNLNTKPRSLWSDALRRLRRNRAAMVGLLVIVLYVIVAIAAPWLAPYNPVQQIPNNSLRPPAWVTDNPARMGVPEHLLGTDTLGRDVLSRLMYAIRVSLIVGIVPQFAILLIGVTIGLISGFAGGWLDNLLMRFTEIVAAFPDLLFIIALSTAFRETWLGRTFNGLLLIFIAVSLVSWTGIARLVRGQVLSLKEKEFVEAARTIGVPTLAILWRHILPNTLAPIIVSTSFSIPALISAEAVLTILGVGMRPSLDPDNPFPTSLGVMLTEGYNNLSSGPWLLSFPVILIAGLMLSFTFLGDGLRDALDPRER; encoded by the coding sequence GTGACTTCATCGGCCAGACCACTGACAAATCCTATCGACCTTCAGAACTTAAATACGAAACCGCGTAGCTTGTGGTCAGATGCACTACGCCGGCTGCGCCGTAATCGGGCCGCAATGGTAGGGTTGCTGGTTATTGTGCTGTATGTGATTGTTGCAATTGCCGCACCGTGGCTGGCACCCTACAACCCTGTTCAGCAAATCCCGAACAACAGTTTACGTCCACCGGCCTGGGTAACCGATAATCCGGCCCGGATGGGGGTGCCGGAGCATCTGCTGGGCACCGATACCCTGGGCCGCGATGTGCTATCGCGCTTAATGTATGCGATCCGGGTCTCGCTGATTGTCGGGATTGTGCCACAATTTGCCATTCTGCTGATTGGTGTCACCATCGGCTTAATATCGGGCTTTGCCGGCGGTTGGCTCGATAATCTGTTAATGCGGTTTACCGAGATTGTAGCCGCCTTCCCGGATTTGCTGTTCATCATCGCGTTATCAACCGCATTTCGCGAAACGTGGCTGGGCCGTACCTTTAATGGCCTGTTGCTGATTTTCATTGCGGTGTCGCTGGTCAGTTGGACCGGCATTGCCCGGCTGGTACGCGGTCAGGTGTTGTCGTTGAAGGAGAAGGAGTTTGTAGAGGCGGCCCGCACCATCGGCGTGCCTACGCTGGCCATCCTCTGGCGGCATATTTTGCCCAACACTCTGGCTCCGATCATTGTGTCCACGTCGTTTAGCATTCCGGCGTTGATCAGCGCCGAAGCTGTACTGACTATTCTCGGTGTCGGGATGCGCCCCTCGCTCGATCCCGATAATCCGTTCCCTACCAGTCTGGGTGTGATGCTGACTGAAGGCTACAACAATCTATCATCCGGGCCGTGGTTGCTCAGCTTTCCGGTGATTTTGATCGCCGGTCTGATGCTGTCGTTCACCTTCCTCGGCGATGGATTGCGTGATGCGCTCGATCCGCGTGAACGGTAA
- a CDS encoding acyl-CoA dehydrogenase family protein, whose translation MEYEHSAEIKMLRQAVREFVDKEIRPIARAIDEEERVPFETMKKAAELGFLGVPFPERYGGLELGITGYCVLMEELNRVCASHATIIGAHSQLAAMSIYLGGTEQQKETYLRALIEGRKWGAWALTEPNAGSDAAHIQTTAERRGDEWVINGQKMWITNGSFADVIVVFAATDKNLGARGGITAFIVEKTMPGFRVGKVEEKMGLRASHTASLYFEDCRVPAENVLGQVGMGFPLAMRTLDIGRCGLGASSIGSAKEAFELSRRYMVERHQFGRPIAEFQALQFKLADMAVKLYTMEQIVYDCARRVDAGQQATLESSIVKLYCTEMASQIIDEAIQIHGGMGFSRELPLERMYRDARVTRIFEGTNEIQRHVIASELLKQVGYKVRLY comes from the coding sequence ATGGAGTACGAGCACAGTGCAGAGATCAAGATGCTGCGACAGGCGGTGCGTGAGTTCGTTGACAAAGAGATTCGCCCGATTGCACGTGCCATCGATGAAGAGGAGCGCGTGCCCTTCGAGACGATGAAGAAAGCGGCTGAGCTAGGGTTTCTTGGCGTACCCTTCCCCGAACGGTACGGTGGGCTTGAGCTGGGCATTACCGGCTACTGCGTGTTGATGGAAGAACTGAACCGGGTCTGTGCCAGCCATGCCACCATCATTGGTGCTCATTCGCAACTGGCGGCGATGAGTATCTATCTCGGTGGCACCGAGCAGCAAAAAGAGACCTACCTTCGTGCCCTGATCGAAGGCCGGAAGTGGGGCGCTTGGGCGCTCACCGAACCCAATGCCGGCTCAGATGCGGCTCACATTCAGACGACCGCCGAACGACGTGGCGATGAGTGGGTGATCAACGGTCAGAAGATGTGGATCACCAACGGCAGCTTTGCCGATGTCATCGTGGTCTTTGCCGCAACCGACAAGAACCTCGGTGCGCGTGGTGGTATTACTGCCTTCATCGTCGAGAAGACCATGCCCGGTTTCCGGGTCGGGAAGGTGGAAGAGAAGATGGGCTTGCGCGCCTCGCACACGGCCAGCCTCTACTTCGAGGATTGCCGGGTTCCGGCAGAAAATGTGCTCGGTCAGGTCGGTATGGGCTTTCCGCTCGCGATGCGCACGCTCGACATCGGGCGCTGTGGGTTGGGCGCAAGCAGCATCGGGTCGGCGAAGGAAGCCTTTGAACTGAGCCGCCGGTACATGGTTGAGCGCCATCAGTTCGGGCGCCCGATTGCCGAATTTCAGGCGTTGCAATTCAAGCTGGCCGATATGGCGGTGAAGCTCTACACCATGGAGCAGATCGTCTACGACTGTGCCCGTCGGGTTGACGCCGGTCAGCAGGCGACGCTCGAAAGCAGCATCGTCAAGCTCTACTGCACCGAGATGGCCAGCCAGATCATCGACGAGGCGATTCAGATTCACGGTGGCATGGGCTTCTCACGTGAACTGCCCCTGGAGCGGATGTACCGCGATGCCCGCGTAACCCGCATCTTTGAGGGTACCAATGAGATTCAGCGCCACGTGATTGCCAGCGAGCTGCTCAAGCAGGTTGGTTACAAGGTACGGTTGTATTGA
- a CDS encoding CocE/NonD family hydrolase yields the protein MRWIGWSLAGAGVTAATLFALRRPLLARLLGLRPAEYAVRVVRDIPIRMPDGVTLYADHYAPRTGGPHPTILIRTPYGRPGELGPLGVFEHTGCMLFAERGYNVIVQGVRGRYRSEGEFEPFVNEAADGRATMDWIAAQPWFDGNLGLWGPSYVGYAQWGLAIDGPPYLKAIVPIMTSARFSPLFYPGGAFAFESTLRWVFLIDASDRHRHNLDLSALWRVFVVGERILDRALHHQPYATADTIATGAPVSFFQRWLTDTDPQGAYWSRVDMHRQLHRIDAAVHLVAGWYDIFLSGQLADYAALVAAGKRPYLTILPLAHTGLSQPLEGMREGLWWFDAHLKGKRELLARRPVWLKLMGSNEWHEMDFWPPPATLHRYFLQPGRGLDRQPPPAAAQPSRFCYNPADPPPSIGGAVLSPLAGPRDQRALEARSDVLTFTSPPLTADLDVIGPVRLVLYVKSDRPFFDVVGRLCDVYPDGRSINICDGIIRVRPDIGECQPDGSRRIEIDLSATAQRFRRGHRLRLQVTGGGSPRWGPHPGDHSPYGQRNGGSPLEQSIYHDAAHPSVLILPVVNGTVSRDQTASAT from the coding sequence ATGCGCTGGATCGGTTGGTCGCTGGCTGGAGCCGGAGTAACGGCAGCAACGCTCTTCGCTCTACGTCGCCCTTTACTGGCGAGGCTCCTTGGTTTGCGCCCCGCTGAATATGCCGTCCGGGTGGTGCGTGACATTCCTATTCGTATGCCCGATGGTGTCACCCTCTACGCTGACCACTATGCCCCACGCACAGGTGGCCCACACCCGACGATTCTCATCCGTACACCTTACGGTCGTCCCGGCGAACTTGGCCCGCTGGGTGTCTTTGAGCATACCGGTTGTATGCTCTTTGCTGAACGTGGCTACAACGTGATCGTGCAGGGAGTACGCGGGCGTTACCGCTCTGAAGGCGAATTTGAGCCGTTTGTGAATGAAGCTGCCGATGGGCGGGCGACGATGGACTGGATTGCTGCCCAACCCTGGTTCGATGGCAATCTTGGCTTGTGGGGGCCGAGCTATGTCGGCTATGCGCAGTGGGGGTTGGCGATTGATGGGCCGCCATATCTGAAGGCGATTGTCCCAATCATGACCAGTGCCCGCTTCTCGCCACTCTTCTATCCCGGCGGTGCATTCGCCTTCGAGTCAACGCTGCGTTGGGTCTTTTTGATCGATGCCTCTGACCGCCACCGTCATAACCTCGACCTGTCTGCGCTGTGGCGAGTGTTTGTGGTCGGCGAGCGGATTCTGGATCGCGCTCTTCATCACCAGCCTTACGCCACAGCCGATACTATCGCGACCGGTGCGCCGGTATCCTTTTTCCAGCGCTGGCTCACCGATACCGATCCCCAGGGCGCCTACTGGTCGCGGGTTGATATGCATCGTCAGTTGCACCGGATTGACGCTGCTGTCCATCTGGTTGCCGGCTGGTACGATATTTTTCTCTCCGGCCAGTTGGCCGATTACGCGGCGCTGGTCGCAGCCGGTAAGCGTCCATACCTGACGATTCTGCCACTGGCGCATACCGGTCTTTCACAACCACTGGAAGGGATGCGCGAGGGGTTGTGGTGGTTTGACGCTCATCTGAAGGGCAAACGCGAGTTGTTGGCCCGCCGACCGGTGTGGCTTAAACTTATGGGCAGTAACGAGTGGCACGAGATGGATTTCTGGCCGCCACCGGCAACCCTGCACCGCTACTTTCTCCAGCCAGGACGGGGGCTTGACCGGCAACCACCACCGGCCGCTGCGCAACCGAGCAGGTTTTGCTACAATCCTGCCGATCCGCCGCCATCGATTGGCGGTGCCGTCCTGAGTCCGCTGGCCGGGCCACGTGATCAACGTGCGCTTGAGGCGCGGAGTGATGTGTTGACATTTACCAGTCCCCCGCTTACTGCCGATCTAGATGTGATCGGGCCGGTGCGCCTGGTCCTCTATGTCAAGAGTGATCGCCCCTTTTTCGATGTTGTCGGTCGGCTGTGCGATGTCTACCCCGATGGGCGGAGTATTAACATTTGCGATGGTATCATTCGTGTGCGGCCAGACATTGGCGAATGCCAGCCCGATGGCTCACGCCGTATCGAGATCGATCTCTCAGCAACTGCCCAGCGCTTTCGGCGCGGGCATCGCCTGCGTTTACAGGTGACCGGTGGCGGCAGTCCGCGATGGGGGCCGCATCCCGGTGATCATAGCCCTTATGGACAGAGAAACGGTGGTTCACCGCTGGAACAGTCTATTTATCACGATGCTGCCCATCCGTCGGTATTGATTTTGCCGGTGGTGAATGGCACAGTATCGCGTGATCAAACTGCATCCGCAACGTGA
- a CDS encoding isoamylase early set domain-containing protein, whose translation MIAKQPGPAGKVRVTFSLPASLWADTIYLVGDFNGWNPHATPLRATEHGWMITLDLEAGRTYQYRYLVNGNEWHNDWNADGYAPNPYGGNNSVVETNIFADPVPRAERVVGSVQSVKSFPPRLRLVSNG comes from the coding sequence ATGATTGCGAAACAGCCCGGCCCCGCCGGAAAAGTACGAGTGACGTTCTCGCTCCCTGCCTCATTGTGGGCCGACACAATCTACCTCGTCGGCGACTTTAACGGCTGGAATCCTCACGCTACCCCGCTCCGCGCAACCGAACATGGCTGGATGATTACGCTCGATCTGGAAGCCGGGCGAACCTACCAGTACCGTTACCTTGTCAACGGCAACGAATGGCATAACGACTGGAATGCCGACGGCTATGCCCCTAATCCCTACGGCGGTAATAACTCGGTGGTTGAGACGAACATCTTCGCCGATCCCGTACCCAGAGCAGAGCGGGTAGTAGGATCAGTACAGTCGGTAAAATCCTTCCCGCCGCGGCTACGGCTCGTCTCGAACGGTTAG